The Erigeron canadensis isolate Cc75 chromosome 1, C_canadensis_v1, whole genome shotgun sequence genome segment AAGTTTCCAAGTAAATTGAAGGAGCTTCTAGAAACTGGTTTGCTTGAAGGATTAAATGTAACATACATTCGAGGCCTCAAggtaatatacatacatacactctTTTGATATACGTTGACATATtctgttatatttttttagctaTTTTGTATACactatatgtgtatgtatatatacacacatctATATCATTCATATTTTGTGGTAAACTTGTTAGTTATCTTGTTTCACATACTCTGACTCTCTGAGGTGGCTTAGTAGCCAGGCCTTATGAATGTCTCAGAAGAGACTTGGTTAGAGCCTTGTAGGTATTTTTTTCGGGATGTGCCAGTGAAAACGTCTAGGAAACGGTCATGGGAATACCAGTTAGGCCCTGTATCTGTCCTTGGTAGCTTGAATAGGGATTCTTTTGGTTTACTTGTATATTTTCGTATTTGGTTATTAACCTTGACGCTATCCTAATACGGGGGTTATGCGGGTGCCAAAAGGCATATGAGATCAgacggttcctatcaatctacctttttttttattttgaggtTGTCTTGTTTACATTACATATACACATGTATATACAGTTatacattcatattttttgttataagaTTGCGATATTTTGTGTATACACCTTGTATGGATTAATATATTCTGTTCTTGAACAGGGGAAAGGAAAGGTAGAAAAAGGTTTGCCAGGTGTGATTAAAGGAGTTGGAATTTTGTGTTATTGTGAAAAATGCAGTGGAAATGAAGTGAGTTTTGTTTAATTTGGAAttttatgtgtgtttgtgtgatTTTCTGTGTGTTGATTATTGATATTGGTGAATGAAGGTTGTGACAGCTAATCAGTTTGAGTTGCATGCTGGAAGTTCGAATAAGCGGCCACCAGAGTATATATACATGGATAATGGCAAGACTTTAAGGGAGGTGCTTAACAGCTGTAAAACGGCGCCAGTGGAGGGATTGGAAGCAACTATTTTAAAAGCAATAGGTTGTTCGTCCAATGAGAGACCTACGTTTTGTTTAAATTGTAAAGGTGGATTTTAATATGCTCTTATGATATAGCGTATTGCCTTGCATGTTAGTATATTGGACTAGATCGTAACTGGTTGTTTATGTTTTGATGATTGGTAGGGTCTATACCTGAAGATGGCAATGGAAAGTCAATGCTGTTGTGTGATTCATGCGTGGAATTGAAAGACTCTCAGCCTCAACCTCAGCCGTGTCCCCAGCTCCAGTCCCAGCCGAGTGTTATGTTATTTAATGATAAAAGGGAAAGGTATCTGTTTCCGTAAATTCTATTGTTGATGTTTAGTAGCTAGAGAATAGagatatattactatattagagAACATTTTTTCCTGAATAATCGATACTTTTGCTAAGCTTAGTGTTTCCTGGGGCTGTATATTCTCCTATAGTGGATGCTTATAAGATTTAAGTATTTGCAGAATAACAACTTTTGTGGCCAACTATAATGGCCTATGGTATGCACTCAAAAAGCCAGAATTTTAGCAATATGCCATATATGAACTACATGTGTTATACACATAGGGACATAGGGTATATATCTATAGGCCATTAGAAGTGGACAATTTTTCCGTTGTCAACTTTATTTGAATGATGGCTTGTCTAGTTTTTACAACTTATGATCTCTGATTACTCACTACTTTGAAACATTTAGGAAAACAACGGTATAACCAAAAGTGTATTTTTAAGCCACTCACAAGCATTGATTTGGTGGTTTAGCATCGGATCGTTTTACTGTGTTTTATTTGATTTCTGAACCTAGTTTGAACTTCGGGAATTGAGGATAAACTCACAACTTCTGAAATGATTCTTTGAATGTTTTTTGttctttaattaaattttttcgTAGCAAACAATGGAGTACTCTGCTTCTTGATTGTAGTTCATTTCTATATTATGATATTCTTGCTATATTCAGGTCTGCATCTCCAGTGTCTGCTCCAAATTCTAGCACCCGACTAGTCACCAGTAGTTCTAGCCGAAGCAAGGGCCAAGGAAGGATAACAAGAAAGTAGGTACTCTTTTTCTGTCACTTACAAAGTACTATCTATTTTGGTTCTCTTTTGGAGGTTGAGATGGGTAATCAAATTCTTGTTACTTGCTATCTGTAGAGATCTGCGGTTGCACAAGCTGGTGTTTGAGGAAGATGTGCTAGCTGACGGAACTGCACTAGCTTATTTTGCCCGTGGGGAGGTAATAACTTATATTGATAAATGGGATATAACCTTGGTTTCCGTCTTAGTGTTTTgcaagttcatattaactgCATATGCTAGACACCAcctcattatatattataacttgctTGTAATCCAATTGTTTGGTGGTTGACAGAAAATGTTGGAGGGTTATAAAAAGGGTGCTGgaatattttgtttttgctgCAAAAATGAGGTACTTGGTGCGcaaatttaaattaaacatCTTATGGTTGGGATTTGGGAATCAGTGTATTAAGTATATCGTTTTCATGATCAGGTCAGCCCCTCAACATTTGAGGCACATGCTGGTTGGGCTACACGTCGCAAACCGTGAGTTTCCGTTTTATTATTATCAGAAGATTGCTATATTTTTTCTGACATATATCAGTTTCATGGTTCTGCAATTTGTTTGCTcttcatttaagttgaaaaaatgaaacttcatctttattttttgGCAGTTATCTACATATCTACACATCCAATGGCGTGTCTCTCCATGAGCTGTCATTAAAACTCTCCAAACACAGGAAGTTCTCTGCAGATGATAATGACGATCTCTGCTCCATCTGTGCAGATGGAGGAAACCTGTTGTGTTGTGATAACTGCCCAAGAGCTTTCCACCCTGGTAAGATTTTCTTGGTTTATCGTCTGTTTTCCCTGTGACATTAATCTTCAGTGATGTTTGCTTCATGGTTCACGCGTTTCATTCAAGTTGCCAAATATGGATTTAGGCATTTAGCCTGAAATATGATTATTGAATATCTGTTTTTGTGTCTTATTGTCGTTTCCATGTTTATGTATATTTGGAATGTATTGGTTgcagtaataataataaatatatcgaCATTCAGCACATGTAGGTCCCAATAACCAAATGTCCAAATTGTATGCGTGTAacttttgtattatatattcttTAACTGGACTGTGCTGTTCTCTTCCTTTATTTCCAAGAACAACCACTTTCTAGTATCTGTAGCTAGGTCTATCATGTCTCATATGTATTTCAAGCAATGCTTTTTTGGTTAAGTTCATTGTTTGATAATGGCTAAACTGCAGAATGCATCTCTGAGGCTGTGCCGCAGGGTACATGGTATTGCCAATACTGCCAAAATCTGTTCCAAAAGGAGAAGTTCgtggaaagaaatgaaaatgcaCTTGCTGCTGGAAGGGTCGAAGGTATCGATCCCATTGAAGAAATAACTAAGCGGTGCATTCGCATTGTTGAGAATATAGAGGTTGGAAAGTCGGGAGTTCCATCCAAAACCACTGCTCCAGCATGTGTTTTATGCAGGTGTGTGTCTGCTTTTTTTCCTTGCAAAGAAACATATCTGAGTTAAGTGGAACGAATCGAGTTTGCATTGGTTAAGTTATTTCCATTGAGCATTTTTCGTGCAATCTTTGTGTCTTTCAACTTATCATTGGTGAAATGTTTGGATGTTTACATGTTTCATGTGCTCTTCACATTCGTAGGGCACATGATTTTAGCAAGTCTGGATTTGGTCCTAGAACTGTCATCATATGTGATCAGGTGCTTTTCCATTTCGAAATAGATTGTTAGTTTGTGGTATACACTGATTGTGAGCGCCTTTGGTTATCATGGTTTTTGTTTCATCGTTTCAGTGCGAGAAAGAGTACCATGTAGGCTGtctgaaggagtatgaaatggATGACCTTATGGTAAGCCATATTATCTGTTACATTTATGTCCCATACATCCTATCTGAGCACATGCACGTTTTAATACTATCGATATATTTAATGACAGGCATTGCCTACAGGGGAATGGTTTTGTTGTTCGGATTGCAATAATATCCGTAAAACCTTGGAAAACCTGGTGGCTGGTGGAGAAAAATTGCTCCCAGACACCTTCATGGGTGCCATAAAGAAGAAGCAGGTGGAGCAAGGATTTGAACCCACTGCTGATCTTGACATTAAATGGAGACTTCTGTGTGGTAAAATGGCTTCTGAGGATACAAGAGTGTTGCTATCAAAAGCTGTTTCTATTTTTCATGTGAGTTGTCATTTGATGTTTATTGTTTGTGCATAACACATGTGCTGGGGCAGGAAATTCTACCCTAACTGCTTACGAATGTTGGTTGGTGTTATATTACATCGCTAACATGGTAATGGCTAAAATGGTGAAGGGGTTTTGCTATTCATAGGCTTTATGGTTATTGTTAACTGTTAAGAGTGTAACATCCAAGAAACAAATGAGTTTAGTTCTATAATCACTGAAAGGATATCATAACCGCTGGATGATTATGCGTGAATGAAACCTTTTTTTGACAACTTACCACCTCATAGTGGTAATAAACACTCACCTTTTTACTATAACCCCAGGGATATGTTTTGTAAAACTTGATATAAAGGAAATGGTTCTAATAGTCAAACGGGTCAAACTAGTCGAAACTCTTATTATATATCTCGCATGCATATAACCTTCTATGTTGCTGTACCCAAAAAAACCCGATTGGTAATACTTAATAGGTAATATAATCAAAAGTTTTGCAAAAACTGTTCCCCATCAACTCAACCGGGACTGGCTTAATTTGCTTTAGGATTGGTTTGGCCCATGACTGGGCCTGTAAGTTTAGCCACCTTTATATATGCGATTACCATTTGGGATTTGCATATGATCGGAGTTTTTTAATCTCTGATGATATTTGATTTGCGTTTTTTTGTCACTGACTTGCTTCAGGATCGGTTTGACCCAATTGCTGATTCAACCACAAGCCGTCTTGATTTGATTCCTCACATGGTTTACGGGTAATTGATCATGTAGTTATTGCCAAATGGTCTGAATGAGTTGTATTGTATGGATTTTCTGTCAACTTACATTTTATTTGATGTCACTTCAGGAGAAGTCTAAAACAACAGGATTATGGAGGGATGTACTGTGCTGTATTGACAGTCAAGTAAGACTAATTCTTAATCCAACACATTTAGTTATATGTGACTGCAGGTCTGATTCTTGCTCAAATGTGTAGCTCAACGGTTGTATCTGCTGGCATCTTTCGTATCTTTGGCCAAGAAGTAGCTGAATTGCCTTTAGTAGCAACAAGTACTGAATGTCAAGGATTGGTAAGTATGAAACATGATTATTCTGTAGAGATGGCAAATTGGTTGTGTTGGGGTGGTAATTTCGGGTGACTATTTAAACCTGATATTTTTCTGTTCAAGTCAGGTTGGTTCGAGTGGTTGACTTGAAGCAATTTTTTGACCAAACCTAATAAAATGATTAGCTTGTTAAATATAATCACAGAAGTTATAATGCTTATATTTTGTGAATGGAATTATTTAAGAGGTTTATGCACCCAAATGCATTCATTACCTGAAGTTCCCCATTCACAAGTAGATGGGTCAAAAGTTCCACCTCTTTATGTCTTTGTGTGCTTTATGGGGTTTACTTGGTTCTTATCTATGTCTATGTTGTGTAGGGTTATTTCCAAGCTCTGTTTTACTGCATTGAAGAACTGCTAGCTTCTTTGAATGTGAAAACGTTGGCTCTTCCAGCTGCTGATGAAGCTGGTTCTATATGGAATAAGAAGTTTGGGTTTGAGAAGATGCCTGATGTAGAGGTGTGCACTATtttcctcctttttttttctttcttttttttttttgataatgcTACTTGGATAGTCAAACACTATCACATGCTCAAGCTGTAGAAACCCCCCCaaaaaatgaaactatattaacatatatacttgATCATGCAGTTGACACAGTACAGAAGGGATTATCAGCTGATGGTTTTTCAAGGAACCTCAATGTTGTACAAGACTGTCCCAAAGCCTTCAAGTATTTAGGTTGGTAATAGATGGTCAAAGTTTTGTGGGGATTGGTGTTGGTATGATTGGCCATAGAATTTGAATTATATAGTTATAGATTTTCATATGGAGCAAGAAGTATAGTGCTACCTAATCTCTTTTTGTGGTGCCCAAGCTGGTATCATTGATAGGTGATTTCTTTTGTTGGTTGGCTCATTATGAACCAAATTATGTTGGGGATGCCCCTTGGGCGATTTTGATTGGGAGATCTACCTTCGGTTTTGAAGTTATTGGTTATGACAATGTGCATATAATCTCAAAGATCAATGTTAACTTAAAGTTTTTGAATCGCTACTATTGTGAACGGTCTCTTTACCATTATGTATGAATAGGCTAATATTATTGGGACGTGAATTTAGGAGCATCGGAAATTCTTTACCGACTTACGGATTTGATTTCTGAAAATAATATCAACTTTGTTGGTTCGTTTTAGTCACAACAGAGTACAAGTATCACGTGGCAAAAATAGCAACAAATATTATGTAAGGTAGACTAGTTTAGTTTGGATTGGTTAGCTTGCATCTTGTCAGCAAGAAGGTTGTGAGACTTTTGATAACTGGTAGTGCAAGAAGGTAATTCGACCAAATTGACAAATTGGGACATCATGGGTGCTAGTGTATCCTTTTTGCCAAGCTTTTGGTCGTTTCGTCAACACATGGTCAAAATGTGTCTTCATGTTTAGTTGGATCGAAAATggtgtattataaaaatttggaATATAATGACCAAATGTATATAGTAAGACCGTATGGTTCGGTCAATGTGTACGGAGCCATGCTTTAATAATGTGGTTGGCTATGAgagattatttactaatacaaGATAGATTGATAAAGTGGTACCCGAATAATGCCTATTCATGTACATTGTGTGACACTCAGTCCGATTCATTGGAACActtgtttttcaaatttttaaatgtAAGTATACAGAGTATATTTGAGAAGAGATGAAGGGAGTATATTTGGGAAGAGATGAAGGGGATGATGGATGAAACAAGTAGTCCTAATAGGTGGGAAGAAATCAAGAGCTGGTTTTGTAACAAAAAGCAAAACAATTCGGTGAAGAGCGTTGTCTAAAGAATAATTTTTGCTGCTTGTGTGTACATCATTTGGAAGGAAAGGAATTCTAGAATTTTCAACAGGGCCATAATACCAAAGGAAACATTAAAGGAGCATATTGTGAACACTATTAGATATAGATTGATGAGACTGAAATTTAAAGAAGGGGAAATCTATGTAGAGTTAAAAAAGAGATGGGCTTGTGTTAGTGATGAATTTCGTTgaattgtttttaataaaactgCAGCTGGATGGCATGGGAGTAAAAAAGAATTAACATTGATAGAAattgtaataattaatatataggaAAGTTGTTGATAGTATACATAGGTATAGTTATAGAAACAAACTATAAGTTTTGATACGCATAATATCCCAGCACATATGGTCCCCATAAAACATGGACCATTTGTGTATTTTCATATTTCTTAGTATatgaatttcatttttattttcatttttttagacAATTTTCcccatttttttctctctctttctctccaaTCCTTCTCCACATTCTCAGTTTCACTCCAACAGTCCACCATGGATGacctaattaatatatataaatacatgacatatatatatatatatatggggataagaatataaagttgttaggtatctaagcttaggtgtggaatacccacatattgtttttttaatccataaaattcttggggcccaagcatttattcattgattaaaaaatattaaaaaatttgtatgtgaggggttccacacctaagtttagatgccgaacaaccttatattaacttttcccacatatatatatatatatatatatataagaattataATCATAACATCATAAAAGAAGGCAGAAGTAAAAGCACTCCACCATCGCATCATCACTACCAGTCTTCCCATCGCAACACCACTATCGGATATTCCCATCGCCGTCGCACCACCACTCCACCACGTCCATATCTCGCCACCACTTCTAACTCGATTTCATGGCCGGATTTTTATACAAATGTTGTTTAGTACGGAGTATATCTTTGCCTTTATAGTCGGAGAAATACACAAATATGTGAGCAGATGACGCTGCTTAAAGTGTCAAAATTATGGGTGAAAAGATAATTAGGTCAATGAGGTTAGGTAAATGGACGACATGTGTGAGGTTGGATTGTTAAGTCTTCAGTCTGTAGCTACTCAGTTGGCAACCTTCTCTGATTGTATCATAATTACTTTGATGTTGCGGGTGGGTCGTTGGGTGAAGAACCAACTGTGAGTCATTCTCTGTTTCTTGATATTTCGGTCTAAATGGAGCATGAgattttgtattgtatttaaaaagaatattaaattTTGTGACTGGGTTTGAAAGACATGTGATTAGGTTCTTGCGTGCATAACATTATTGTCATGTCATTGTCTATGTTAGTATACAAACAATTTCTTATCTTCTTATCAGTTTTCATTTATTCTCAATTTTTATTTACTATTGTCCCATTGTGGTCCTATACCTATGCTATGTTGGATAGGGGTGTGCTTAAATAAGCCCCCTTTTGATATCATATGTTGATAACCCGGTACAAGTTCAAATAACCAACCAAAACAAATACTTGCATGTGGTAACTCATAATGGTTGCCATGTATACCATATTCCTAGTATATACATTAATTTGGAATATGGTGGACCCTGGGACTAAAAGGTCTTGGATTCAAATTCTGGTGTGAGTAAAATGCTCCAACGAATAGAGATATAATGGGTCACCTCTGAAATTAGAGTTGGGTATATGAATAAATATGTTGTTGAGCCCAAATTTTgctgttataaaaatatatactttaatttgGTCATGGTCAATAAGTAGATATATTTATCCAATTATTTGCTAGATTTTTAACGTATAACAGTTCAAGTGGTTTAGGTTTGGTTCTTTAtattgttttaagttttaaatcaaaaaatttaaaaaggggTAGCTTTTTAAATTGGTGTTAAAAGGTAGTGAAACGAAGCAAATAACAGAAATAGTCACGTGATGGACAAATTACGTCCGCTTAGGATTTGGATTAAAACCATCGACACGACAAACTTATTTGGACTAAAACGATAATTTATGAATTGAAAGGTAAGGAATGAAATCAATAATTTTTGACCCACGACAGGGAGCAAATTCGTAatttactcattttttttattaggtgCGAATCGAATATCACAACAGGGCTATAgactatgttgtcttaacctGATCTACGGTAGAGAGTCTCTTCACCCAATGGTCAATATATAGTAGGAGGAAAAACCCCCTATTAATTCACCAAAATGCACAacaattaataggggtaaaccttgTCTCTTCAAGACTTGAATTCAGATCTTCCAGAGTCAAACCTTGGACTATTAACTCAATGACAGTTATATTTAGGGTGTGTTTGATTTCAGCTGAATGGAATCATTCCTAACTAAATGCTGAATCGGTTAGCAATCATATCGTTTGGTTTACCCATCTGAACAAATAATGATGCTGAATGAGAATTAAAATGGTGTTGAACTATTCCCCATACAAAAGCTCTCTAAACCATTCAGTATCTCACTTTTCCCCAACTACCCTTATCTCTTCCATTCCACCATCCACACTTTTTTTTCCCTATCCTCTTCACAAATTCGATTAAACCATATagaatttcatcatcaaatcccTTATGCTAAtaaccttttcttttttcatctCCATTAAATCGTCACTGATTCGTTGATttgaaaacaaatatatattttttttacaaaatctcttaaaaacaaaaattcccAGATCTAGTgctaatatactaatatattataaaaatataaatatcactTCCGTATATCTTTGCTTGTTGGGTTAGCAGCAACAATTAGTGGgtattttatcattttctttatttgagCAACATAATGATATCATAATTTGTGAAGGAATCTGTAACCGATCGGGCGACGTAAAAGGAAATCGTCTTTGactctttgtgtgtgtgttcatttgaaattgaaacaaagttttatcttcattttttgACTCTTTTATTTTACTCAGGGAAATGTTTTTGAGATTTTGATTTGTCTTTGAAAAACTTAATATTATCATAGTATTTatgttatgtttatgtttagttCAAAAAagatactcgtattatattttttataaaatttgacaTTTAagataaaaaggttaaaatgaTCATTTCCGTTATTCAGATTACCCAATTAGAAGTGATATCAAACATACTTTTATCATTTAGAACCAAATTcattcaaaacttttaaatcaTTCAGAGTTTGGAATCATTCAGCACTAAATCATTCTGTGTTATCAAACGGAGTCTTTACTCTTTTTATTAAATCGTATAGATGTTTGATGGTGCAATATATTTAGGCGGGAtgtttcaaaattcaaaatcttgaaaaagaTCCGTTCATTTAGATTTATGGTTTATTTATTCAAAAAGATATGTATACATTcctatatatttaacttttctTTCATATACATCCGTGGCCCCCTTCTTTTTATATTCCCTTTCCTCTTCACACCAAAATCACCACGCTCTCTCCCCCTCACTCAAACGGTAAATTAgggtttcttttcttcttctctcatttgtttatatccCCTTTTCTCTTCTTCATATGTTTATTGCTATATGTGTATATCGATTTCTTATATTTGCAATTCTTCTTATtcttttgtatatgtttaaatTCATCCACACAGGTCTCAATTTTCACTAATTTCATAGCGAGCGATAAAATGGGTCAGATCCAGTACTCCGAGAAATACTTCGATGATACCTTCGAATATAGGTAATCTTTTCTAATAACTACTTTAAATATAGGTAATctgaattgttatatatatttttgcaatACAAATACATAAAATTTGCAAATAAAAAATTGGCAGGCATGTGGTTCTACCTCCAGAAGTTGCTAAGCTTCTTCCCAAGAATCGTCTTCTCACTGAAGTATGTTTTTCAATACCATATCTAATCTATAAATTCATATAAAGCTAtgtatacagtatatatatgttatattattgTCCAGTTAACTTATACTCGTATTTGTTAGGGCATAttagtattaatttttttgtttctttttttatttttatatgtgttATAATTTTTACAAGTAGAATATAATACTAAGGCTGTAAGTAGTAACAATATGATGAATGATTTATGTTGAAATTCCGTATTGGCTTGATGGGAAGATGCCATCAAGTTATCAAA includes the following:
- the LOC122585478 gene encoding uncharacterized protein LOC122585478 yields the protein MENNTEGGGGDNESEYLLLSSIRPGLKREFAFAMKSHSENYTCGRTRGRSAQMSPERFPIIKKSKTADLGFEKTVFNNTDEEESKSDVVNDDLNLKTAEVKSEPKPEPESEAVIYENDDNKNKLEMKMSKKVVVKKFPSKLKELLETGLLEGLNVTYIRGLKGKGKVEKGLPGVIKGVGILCYCEKCSGNEVVTANQFELHAGSSNKRPPEYIYMDNGKTLREVLNSCKTAPVEGLEATILKAIGCSSNERPTFCLNCKGSIPEDGNGKSMLLCDSCVELKDSQPQPQPCPQLQSQPSVMLFNDKRERSASPVSAPNSSTRLVTSSSSRSKGQGRITRKDLRLHKLVFEEDVLADGTALAYFARGEKMLEGYKKGAGIFCFCCKNEVSPSTFEAHAGWATRRKPYLHIYTSNGVSLHELSLKLSKHRKFSADDNDDLCSICADGGNLLCCDNCPRAFHPECISEAVPQGTWYCQYCQNLFQKEKFVERNENALAAGRVEGIDPIEEITKRCIRIVENIEVGKSGVPSKTTAPACVLCRAHDFSKSGFGPRTVIICDQCEKEYHVGCLKEYEMDDLMALPTGEWFCCSDCNNIRKTLENLVAGGEKLLPDTFMGAIKKKQVEQGFEPTADLDIKWRLLCGKMASEDTRVLLSKAVSIFHDRFDPIADSTTSRLDLIPHMVYGRSLKQQDYGGMYCAVLTVNSTVVSAGIFRIFGQEVAELPLVATSTECQGLGYFQALFYCIEELLASLNVKTLALPAADEAGSIWNKKFGFEKMPDVELTQYRRDYQLMVFQGTSMLYKTVPKPSSI